The Pseudodesulfovibrio sp. zrk46 genome contains a region encoding:
- a CDS encoding RsmB/NOP family class I SAM-dependent RNA methyltransferase, translated as MPNEFRTFRLVCDKADTTIVEDLLKAQGFSFEPEPFYAMARKLTHEPFPLGESLAARFGLIYIQDRSSMLPPLLLAPPKGSAVLDMCSAPGSKTSLLSRLVGRDGFVFASEPSADRLGTLRANLRRTGSVNAATAKVEAQKLPFPDCSWDYIQLDPPCSGWGTVDKNPKVMELWSESKTGPLVTLQKALLTKAEAMLSPGGSVLFSTCTTNIEENEEQVAWAVEELGLELVPLAEPKGFVFGDPLLPGMDGVLRVAEDSDGQGFFLARFRKKDTECAESSEEVQKRALPGQRIDLRKVEGGKQMNLDNLPPGEVYDFGGKVFFLHDEAVERVPASLRWQGALLGKLVGRGERAKFLPDGAAKVLLSEPGLKGGPDVLDVEEPLPIEQMLSGQSLSFKPGKGPVGLFYRGLPLGWLSRKGRRLMMSSK; from the coding sequence ATGCCAAACGAATTTCGCACATTCCGGTTGGTCTGCGATAAAGCGGACACGACCATCGTGGAAGACCTGCTCAAAGCGCAGGGTTTTTCCTTTGAACCCGAGCCGTTCTACGCAATGGCTCGTAAGCTCACTCACGAACCGTTTCCTTTGGGAGAGAGCCTGGCTGCCCGCTTTGGGTTGATATATATCCAGGATCGTTCCTCCATGCTGCCGCCGCTTCTTCTTGCTCCGCCCAAAGGAAGTGCCGTGCTCGACATGTGCTCGGCTCCCGGCAGCAAGACAAGCCTCCTCTCCCGTCTTGTGGGGCGTGATGGTTTTGTCTTTGCCTCTGAGCCGTCGGCAGACCGGCTCGGCACCTTGCGTGCTAATCTGCGCCGTACAGGCTCGGTCAATGCCGCAACCGCCAAGGTGGAGGCTCAGAAGCTTCCCTTCCCGGATTGCTCCTGGGACTACATCCAGCTTGATCCTCCGTGCAGCGGCTGGGGAACCGTGGATAAGAACCCCAAGGTCATGGAGCTGTGGTCCGAATCCAAGACAGGGCCTCTCGTCACGTTGCAAAAGGCGCTCCTGACCAAGGCTGAAGCTATGCTGTCTCCCGGAGGCAGCGTTCTTTTCTCCACCTGCACCACCAATATCGAGGAGAATGAGGAGCAGGTGGCCTGGGCCGTGGAAGAGCTCGGTCTAGAGTTGGTGCCGCTTGCCGAGCCGAAGGGGTTTGTGTTTGGCGACCCGCTTCTGCCCGGCATGGATGGTGTGCTTCGGGTGGCAGAAGATTCCGACGGGCAGGGCTTTTTCCTCGCTCGTTTCCGTAAAAAAGATACAGAATGCGCAGAAAGCAGCGAGGAAGTGCAAAAAAGAGCACTGCCGGGGCAGCGCATTGATCTTCGTAAGGTCGAGGGCGGCAAACAGATGAATCTCGATAATTTGCCGCCGGGCGAGGTCTATGATTTCGGCGGCAAAGTCTTTTTCCTGCACGACGAGGCTGTTGAGCGAGTGCCCGCATCATTGCGTTGGCAGGGTGCACTGCTTGGCAAACTGGTCGGGCGTGGGGAAAGAGCCAAGTTCCTGCCTGACGGGGCGGCCAAGGTGTTGTTGTCTGAGCCGGGGCTTAAGGGCGGTCCGGATGTCCTTGACGTGGAAGAGCCTCTGCCCATCGAGCAGATGTTGTCTGGGCAAAGCCTTAGTTTCAAGCCCGGAAAAGGGCCTGTCGGGCTGTTCTACCGCGGGCTTCCTCTCGGTTGGCTCTCTCGAAAGGGGCGTCGCCTGATGATGTCTTCAAAATAG
- a CDS encoding VCBS repeat-containing protein, whose product MFQRRLTVILTATLALMLMAGTAMAQGAKKYAVTPFEYNGPKKFSYFPKAFQASLNSDLEWPGHAESAPDSLVEELKAPTSQGEAINTMRASGLDYIVTGTIAILDKEATLSMKAYGVDGSSWTQKGQMGIDEITPWLDEQSKAIMGEVFHRPGYSTTDQEVKAEKTKDIVQTGPTNPQFIQAEEREFSAASLNPQFRYEGGTGSVGRWRSQTLRFNSSNMVVGDVNGDGKNEVVLLTNVGISVYVFENGKLKHLDNLEVAPKTQFLRAELMDLDGDNIPEIIVGSIQTYSRKKLLAPEITVKSHILSFKKGKLEYLLKNYRKFLGVLRTPPTYSPVLVVQDKGEPQVFTNKINEAIFKNGDITKGPAIPRPEYANIYNMTYLPDGFGYKVIVLDDYHRIKVYDQTLEKLSSSDVDRYNSSGIGVEYSERLAGMGPGMGDGKIATYNVPFRMITAPLSKKNQYELLVNKDLSIAAQVFERFTYFSQGEIHSLAWDGVGMNLAWKTRRIKGQVSDVALADINNDGKDQLVVLLNTFPGGMGFTNRKTVVLAYDLNM is encoded by the coding sequence ATGTTTCAGCGACGTTTAACCGTCATCCTCACCGCCACCCTGGCCCTCATGCTGATGGCCGGCACGGCCATGGCTCAAGGAGCCAAGAAATATGCTGTAACGCCGTTTGAATATAACGGCCCGAAGAAATTTTCTTACTTTCCCAAAGCATTTCAGGCCAGCCTGAATAGCGATCTGGAATGGCCCGGCCACGCCGAATCCGCTCCTGATTCCCTTGTAGAAGAGCTCAAGGCCCCCACAAGTCAGGGTGAGGCCATCAACACCATGCGAGCCTCCGGACTTGATTACATCGTCACCGGCACCATCGCGATCTTGGACAAGGAAGCCACGCTCAGCATGAAGGCCTACGGCGTGGACGGCAGTTCCTGGACCCAAAAAGGGCAGATGGGCATCGATGAAATCACTCCGTGGCTGGATGAGCAGTCCAAGGCCATCATGGGTGAAGTATTCCATCGTCCCGGCTACAGCACCACCGACCAAGAGGTCAAGGCAGAGAAAACAAAGGACATCGTTCAGACTGGGCCCACCAACCCTCAGTTCATCCAGGCAGAAGAGCGCGAGTTCTCGGCAGCTTCCCTGAATCCCCAGTTCCGTTATGAGGGTGGTACAGGTAGTGTTGGCCGTTGGCGCAGCCAAACTCTTCGTTTCAACTCCAGCAATATGGTCGTGGGTGATGTCAACGGTGATGGTAAGAATGAAGTCGTTCTACTCACCAACGTCGGCATTTCTGTTTATGTGTTTGAGAACGGAAAGCTCAAGCACCTCGACAACCTTGAAGTGGCACCGAAGACCCAATTCCTCCGTGCAGAGTTGATGGATTTAGATGGTGACAACATTCCAGAAATCATTGTCGGATCTATCCAAACCTATTCGCGCAAGAAACTTCTGGCCCCTGAAATCACAGTTAAATCACACATCCTGTCTTTCAAGAAAGGCAAGTTGGAATACCTGCTTAAAAACTACCGCAAGTTCTTGGGAGTTCTTCGAACTCCCCCAACCTACTCGCCTGTGCTCGTGGTTCAGGACAAAGGTGAGCCCCAGGTATTCACTAACAAAATCAACGAAGCGATTTTCAAGAATGGTGACATAACCAAAGGACCTGCCATTCCCCGCCCTGAATATGCCAACATATACAACATGACGTATTTGCCCGATGGATTCGGCTACAAAGTCATAGTGTTGGATGATTACCATCGAATCAAAGTCTACGATCAGACTCTGGAGAAACTTTCTTCTTCTGATGTGGACCGATACAACAGTTCCGGTATCGGAGTTGAATACAGTGAACGTTTGGCCGGCATGGGGCCTGGCATGGGTGACGGCAAGATTGCCACCTACAATGTCCCGTTCCGCATGATCACTGCTCCTCTGAGCAAAAAGAACCAATATGAGCTGCTGGTCAACAAAGACCTGTCTATTGCTGCTCAGGTTTTTGAACGCTTCACCTACTTCTCACAGGGTGAAATTCACTCCCTTGCCTGGGATGGCGTGGGCATGAACCTCGCCTGGAAGACCCGCCGCATCAAGGGGCAGGTGTCCGATGTTGCGCTGGCCGACATCAACAACGATGGCAAAGATCAGTTGGTCGTGTTGCTCAACACCTTCCCGGGTGGCATGGGCTTCACTAACCGCAAAACTGTAGTTCTTGCTTACGACCTGAATATGTAA